A region of Anopheles merus strain MAF chromosome 2R, AmerM5.1, whole genome shotgun sequence DNA encodes the following proteins:
- the LOC121588651 gene encoding fork head domain-containing protein FD4-like translates to MPRPSRDTYGDQKPPYSYISLTAMAIWSSPDKMLPLSDIYKFITDRFPYYRKNTQRWQNSLRHNLSFNDCFIKVPRRPDRPGKGAYWALHPQAFDMFENGSLLRRRKRFKLHKTDKDILNEELAALANINRIFLAQNSAEAYCPTAATTMLPDPAILHPASMLHSPTLEPHSPLPAVAGPLSPISSSGGETTLVAGTTRTPLRPKRSFTIESLITPEEEHSVERWRGGRNEREASESPGASPARPAAVRDKRSKRGGADDKLNLLESPDHHRLPSLLSLAGHPVHHAAALHHHHHHQQHPGLHPHTGTLPPATSLPGANIPHFLQYAHPALAGYDLPIHPLLMMGPLGAIPPHYFHHSSYHSLAAAHHQQQQQQQQHLHHLHHGSSGRTVETGSGGRSPSGSITEPDSPRSGGAAPTDLSRPLGPALRSV, encoded by the coding sequence ATGCCACGACCATCCCGTGACACGTACGGCGACCAGAAGCCCCCGTACTCGTACATCTCCCTAACCGCAATGGCCATCTGGTCCTCGCCCGACAAAATGCTACCGTTGAGCGATATCTACAAGTTCATTACCGATCGGTTTCCGTACTATCGCAAAAACACCCAGCGCTGGCAGAACTCGCTCCGGCACAACCTTAGCTTCAACGATTGCTTCATCAAGGTGCCCCGGCGGCCGGACCGGCCCGGCAAGGGTGCGTACTGGGCCCTCCATCCCCAGGCGTTCGATATGTTCGAAAATGGCAGCTTGCTGCGGCGGCGGAAGCGCTTCAAGCTGCACAAAACCGACAAGGACATCCTGAACGAGGAGCTGGCGGCGCTGGCCAACATTAATCGGATATTTCTCGCGCAAAACTCGGCCGAAGCGTACTGCCCAACGGCGGCGACCACGATGCTGCCCGATCCGGCCATCCTGCACCCTGCCAGCATGCTCCACTCGCCCACGCTCGAGCCGCACTCTCCCCTGCCGGCCGTAGCCGGCCCACTGTCACCGATTTCCAGCAGCGGCGGCGAGACGACGCTGGTGGCCGGCACCACCCGTACCCCGCTGCGACCGAAGCGATCGTTTACGATCGAAAGCCTCATCACGCCGGAAGAGGAGCACTCGGTCGAGCGCTGGAGGGGGGGCCGCAACGAGCGGGAAGCGAGCGAATCTCCCGGTGCCAGCCCGGCCCGACCGGCCGCCGTGCGGGACAAGCGTTCGAAACGGGGCGGTGCGGACGATAAGCTTAATCTGCTGGAATCGCCCGACCACCACCGGTTACCCTCGCTACTGTCGCTCGCCGGCCACCCGGTACATCATGCTGCCGccctgcaccaccaccaccatcatcagcagcacccGGGGCTGCATCCACATACCGGGACGCTACCACCGGCCACCAGTCTGCCGGGCGCGAACATACCGCACTTTCTGCAGTACGCCCACCCAGCCCTGGCCGGGTACGATCTGCCCATCCAtccgctgctgatgatgggCCCGCTCGGTGCAATACCGCCACACTACTTCCACCACAGCTCGTACCACAGCTTGGCCGCGGCCcaccatcagcaacagcagcagcagcagcagcaccttcaCCATTTGCATCATGGCAGCAGTGGGAGGACGGTGGAGACGGGTTCCGGTGGTCGATCACCATCCGGTTCCATCACCGAACCGGACAGTCCCCGGTCGGGGGGAGCAGCACCGACCGATCTCAGCCGTCCGTTGGGACCGGCACTGCGAAGTGTTTGA